The DNA region AGCAGCGTCACGGCCCTCCGCGAACGCCGTCACGGCGTCAGACGGCGCGACCGAGCGCGGCGATGACATCGGCCTTACGGGGCTGCCCGGTGGCGCGGCGGACGATCCGGCCGTCCCGGTCGAGGACCAGGACGGTGGGCGTACGGACGATGCCGAGGGCTCGTACGAGGTCGAGCCGCTCCTCGGCGTCGATCTCCACGTGGCCGACGCCCTCGACCATGGCGGCGACCTCGGCGAGGGTGCGGCGGGTGGCCCGGCAGGGCTGGCAGAAGGCGGTGGAGAACTGGACCAGGGTGGCCTTCTCCCCCAGTTCGGCGCCCAGTTCCGCCACGCCGAGGGCCTCGCCCGGGACTTCGGTCATCCGCTTCGCTCCTCCTCGTATCCGCTCGGTCGTTCTGCCTGGTCCAGCGCCCGGCGGGACCGTTCAATTCCCGCCATGACCACCCGGAGTGACGAGAATCTCCCCGTACGAAGCCGTCAGGACTGGTCACGGGCTCCCACATGGGGCACGATCTGCCCAAAGCCGAAAACCTACGGCCGCGTAACTTCGCCGGGAGAACCCTCCCCGGGCACAGACGTAAGGGGTTCCTCCCAGATGGCAGAGCTCGTCTATCGGCCGGTCATCGGCGTCGCCAAGACCATGTTCAAGGCGCTGGACCTGAAGATCGACACCCAGGGGTCGCAGCACATCCCCCGCCAGGGCGGCGCGGTGCTCGTGAGCAATCACATCAGCTATCTGGACTTCATCTTCACCGGTCTGGCCGCGCTGCCGCAGAAGCGTCTGGTGCGCTTCATGGCGAAGGAGTCGGTGTTCCGGCACAAGGTGTCGGGGCCGCTGATGCGCTCGATGAAGCACATCCCGGTGGACCGCTCGCAGGGCGAGCACGCCTACCAGCACGCGCTGAGCGCGCTGCGCTCGGGCGAGCTCGTGGGTGTCTTCCCCGAGGCGACCATCTCGCAGTCGTTCACGCTGAAGAGCTTCAAGTCGGGTGCGGCGCGCCTCGCGCAGGAGGCCGGTGTGCCGCTGATCCCGATGGCGCTGTGGGGCACCCAGCGGGTGTGGACCAAGGGCCGGCCGCGGAACTTCAAGCGCAGCCACATCCCGATCACCATCCGGGTCGGCGAGCCGGTGGAGGCGCCGGCCGACCAGTACGCGGGCGCGATCACCCGGCGGCTGCGGGAGCGGGTGCAGGAGCTCCTTGAGGCGGCGCAGCGGGCCTACCCGGTGCGCCCCAAGGACGCGGGCGACACCTGGTGGGTGCCCGCGCACCTCGGGGGCACGGCGCCGACGCCGGAGGAGCTGAAGGCCGCGGAGCGCCGCGAGCAGCAGTAGCCCCCGGGGCGCGCCCTCAGCGGCTCACCAGCAGGCTCACTCGGGGTCGCGGACGGTGATCCGGGCCCCGGGGCTGACCTTCACGAGCAGCTCGGCGAGTTCGTCGCCGGCCGCGCGGAGCTCGTCGACGGTCATCGGCGCGAGCGATTCCAGCAGGAAGAGCGCGTCGGTGGTGTCGTCGTCGATGCGGGTGCGCGGGCCCTGGCGCCAGTTCCAGCGACGGCAGGTGACGCCCGCCTCGTCGCACCAGACGACCTCGCCCGTCTCGGGGTGCTCGACGGTCTGCTCGCCGCCGGAGACGGTGACGAACTCCTCCTCGCCGGTGGCCCGGATCAGCCGCATGCCGCCCTGGATCCGGTTCAGGTCCTCGCCGCCGACCGGGATCAGATGGGCGACGCTGATCGCGTTGTAGGCGTCGACGAGCCGGTTGATCCGCGGCAGTCCGCCGTCCGCGAGGGCGCGCTTGGCGAGCGCCTCGGCGGAGTTGCGGGTACGGGAGGGCTTGGCGCCGAAGGCCGTGTACGCGGCGCGCCAGGCGGCCACGTGCGGGTCCTGGTCCGGGGTGCGCCCGTCGAGCCGCGCCGCGAGCCGCCGGGCGGCGTCGTCGAGCAGGGCCGAACTGGTCGCGTCGCTGGGCCCGTTGACCAGTCCGTGGGCCTCGACGGCGAGGTGGGTGAAGCCGGGCACGAGGGTGCGGACCTCGTCGGAGACGGTGAGCGTCAGGGTCATGATCCGCCGTTCGGGGTCGGGAGTGCGGTGGGGAAGATCGTCCAGAGGTGGGGCCGGTCGGCGGCCGCCTGCAGGGCGTCCAGCACGACCGGATGAGGTCCAGCATAAAGCACTGGGTAGTCCACTTCACTGAACTCCGCCCGCACGGGCCAGGCCAGCCGCTCCTCATCGAGGGAGAACCGCGCGTCCACCCCGGGCTTGTTGCCCCGCGGATCCAGCCGGGACCACCGGGACCGCCCGGGCAGCAGGACGGCGACGAGGCCGTGCACCATCGGGTCGACGCCGTCCTCGGTCAGCCGCTGGTAGCAGAAGGCCGTGGGGACGCCCCGGGCGCGCAGGAGCGCGGCGAGGGCGTGCGACTTGGAGACACAGATGCCGTTGCGGGTGGCGAGGACCTCGGAGGCGCGCCAGGGGACCCTCGGGTCTCCGGAGTCGGCGGAGTGCGGGATGGTGTCGCGGATGAACTCGTAGGCGGCTTCGGCGTATGAGTATGCGTCGGGGCGCTCCACCCAGAGCCGGTCGGCGGTCTCCCGTACCAGCGGGTGGGCGTGGTCGACCGCCTCGTCGGCGGCCAGGTAAGCAGAGATGTCAGGGTTCTGCTGGATGAGCTCCATGCGTCGCGAGCATAGGAATGCGGCCGGACGGAAGTCAATGACTTTCCATCCGACCGCATATCCATGCAGCGTCGCGCCAGGGACGGCTAGCGCGACATCTCTTCCTTCAGCGCCTGGAGGAAGGCGTCGACGTCGTCCTCCGTGGTGTCGAAGGAGCACATCCAGCGGACGTCGCCGGCCGCCTCGTCCCAGAAGTAGAAGCGGAAACGCTCCTGCAGGCGTCGGCTGACCTCGTGCGGGAGCCGGGCGAAGACCGCGTTGGCCTGCACCGGGTAGAGGATCTCCACGCCGTCCACGCCCCGCACGCCGGCCGCGAGGCGCTGGGCCATCGCGTTGGCGTGACTGGCGTTGCGCAGCCACAGGTCCTTGGCGAGCAGCGCCTCCAACTGGACCGACACGAAGCGCATCTTGGAGGCGAGCTGCATGGACAGCTTGCGCAGGTGCTTCATGTGGCTGACCGCGTCCGGGTTGAGGACGACCACGGCCTCGCCGAACATCATGCCGTTCTTGGTGCCGCCGTACGAGAGGACGTCGACGCCGACCGCGTTGGTGAACGCGCGCATCGGCACGTTCAGGGACGCGGCCGCGTTGGCTATCCGGGCGCCGTCGAGGTGGACCTTCATGCCCTTGGCGTGGGCGTGCTCCACGATCGCGCGGATCTCCTCGACCGTGTAGACGGTGCCGAGCTCGGTGTTCTGGGTGATCGAGACGACCTGCGGCATCGCCCGGTGCTCGTCCTCCCAGCCCCAGGCCTGCCGGTCGATCAGCTCGGGGGTGAGCTTGCCGTCCGGGGTGGGCACGGTGAGCAGCTTGAGGCCGCCCATCCGCTCGGGTGCGCCGCCCTCGTCCACGTTGATGTGCGCGGACTCGGCGCAGATCACCGCGCCCCAGCGGTCGGTGAGCGCCTGCAGCGCGGTCACGTTGGCCCCGGTCCCGTTGAAGACGGGGAACGCCTCGGCCGTGGGGCCGAAGTGGCTGTGCATGATCCGCTGCAGATGATCGGTGTACTGGTCCTCGCCGTAGGCGACCTGGTGGCCGCCGTTGGCGAGGGCGATGGCCGCGAGGACCTCCGGATGGACTCCGGCGTAGTTGTCGCTGGCGAAGCCGCGGACCGAGGGGTCGTGGTGACGACGGGCATCGGTCCGCGAGGCCGCGGTCAGGGCTTGGGGGTCAGCCACAGGCGCTGTCCATTCACTTCCTGTGCGGGCCGGTCCCAGAGTCCGGCGACGGCGTCGGCCAGTTCCTTGACGTCGGTGAAGCCCGCGAACTTCGCATTGGGGCGCTCCGCGCGCATCGCGTCGTGCACCAGTGCCTTGATCACCAGGATCGCAGCGGCCGCCTGCGGCCCCTCGTCGCCCCCCAGTTTGCGGAAGGAGTCCGCCATGGCGAGCGTCCAGGCCTCGGCCGCGGCCTTGCCGGCGTTGTACGCGGCGTTGTTGGCCTGCGGCTTGTGCGCGCCGACCTGGCTGATCAGCGCGTAGCGGCCGCGGCCGCCGCTGCGCAGCAGTCCGTCGTGGAAGGCGAGCGAGGTGTGCTGGACCGTGCGGATCAGGAGCTTCTCCAGGAAGTCCCAGTCCTTGAGGTCGGTCTCGGCGAAGGAGGGCGCGCCGCGCCAGCCGCCGACGAGGTGGACCAGGCCGTCGACCCGGCCGAACTCCTTCTCGGTCTTGGCGGCCCACTCTCGGGTGGCCTCCAGATCGAGCAGGTCGACCGTGTCGCCGGTGACCGTGGCGCCGCCGTGGGCGTAGCGGGCGGCGTCGACGGCCTCGGCGAGCCGCGCCGGGTCGGCGTCGGAGGCGACCACGGTCGCGCCCGCCTCGGCGAGCCGCAGCAGGGTCGCGCGGCCGGCCGGGCCGGCCGCGCCGGCGACCGCGATGACGGCGCCGTCGAGCGGCCCACCGTTTCCGTTGGCGTTCATGGACGACTCCTCCGTGAGCTCCGTACCGTCGGTCACGCGGCGGCCCGCTCGGGCATGTCCGCGGCGGTGATGCCCTTGGTGTCGGCGATCACGCCCTTCATCTTCTTGGAGAGTGCCTCAAAGAACATGCTGAGCGGAAACTCGTCCGGAAGCACGTCGTCGACGAGCTTGCGCGGCGGGAGGGAGACGTCGAGGGCGTCGGGGCCCTTGGCCCACTTGGAGCCCGGGTGCGGGGCGAGGTAGGTGGAGACCAGCTCGTACGCCTTGAACCAGTGCACCAGCTTGGGGCGGTCGATGCCGTCGCGGTAGAGGGTCTCGATCTCGCCGCAGAGCTGGTTGGTGACCTCGGGAGCGCGCTGCCAGTCGATGGTCAGCGTGTTGTCGGTCCAACGCACCACGTCGTGCTTGTGGAGGTAGGCGAAGAGCAGCTGACCGCCGAGGCCGTCGTAGTTGCGGGTGCGGTCGCCGGTGAGCGGGAAGCGGAACATCCGGTCGAAGAGCACCGCGTACTGCACGTCACGGCCGTGCTCGTTGCCCTCGGCCTCCAGCTGCACCGACGCCTTGAACGCGGTCAGGTCGCAGCGCAGCTCCTCCAGGCCGTACATCCAGAACGGCTGGCGCTGCTTGATCATGAACGGGTCGAAGGGCAGGTCACCGCGGCTGTGGGCGCGGTCGTGGACCAGGTCCCACAGGGCGAAGGCCTGCTCGCAGCGCTTCTGGTCGCCGAGCATGGCGGCGATGTCCTCGGGGAGCTCCAGGCCGAGGGTGTCGACGGCGGCCTCGGTCACCTTGCGGAAGCGCGCGGCCTCGCGGTCGCAGAAGATGCCACCCCAGGTGAAGCGCTCCGGGACCTCGCGGACGGCGACGGTCTCCGGGAAGAGGACGGCCGAGTTGGTGTCGTACCCGGCGGTGAAGTCCTCGAAGGTGATGCCGATGTAGCCCGGGTTGTCGAAGCGGGCGGCCTCCAGCTCGGAGAGCCACTCCGGCCACACCATGCGGAGGACGACGGCCTCGAAGTTGCGGTCCGGGTTGCCGTTCTGCGTGTACATCGGGAAGACGACGAGGTGCTGCAGCCCGTCCCGCCGGTCGGCGGCCGGGTGGAAGGCCAGCAGCGCGTCGAGGAAGTCCGGCACCTCGAAGCCCGCGGCGGCCCACTTGCGCAGGTCGGCGACGAGGGCGCGGTGGTACGCGGCGTCGTGCGGGAGCAGCGGGGAGAGCTGCTCGACCGCGGCGACCATGCGCTCGACGGTCTGCTCGGCGAGGGCACGGGCCGGGGCGCCCTCGGCGGCGAAGTCGATGGAGCCGTCCGCGCTCTGCCAGGGGCGGAGCTCCTCCACGGCATTCTTGAGCTCGGTCCAGGCAGGGTGGTCGACCACCACGGTGTCGGCGGCTATCCCCTCACCGGTCACGTCCTGCACAAGAATTTCCGTCATTTCTCTTCCTCCACAGGAGAACCTTGCGTCAACCCACCGTAACCAGGGACGGGCCCGCCTCACAAGGGGAGCAGGAAAAATTCTCCTGCCACACCCCCGGTGTCACCGCTAATTTTCCTGTCTGGTGGGGTGTGAAGCCGAGAAATGCGGGGTTCCGCGCGCCCGCTTCCCGTTTCGTCCCCAGCTACTAGGCTGCGCCAAGGAGCCGATCGGCGCCCGGCACGGCCGGGGCTGCGGACCTCGACGGAAGCGAGAAGATCTTGAGTTTCCTCACCATCGGTCACCGCGGAGTCATGGGCGTCGCGCCCGAGAACACCCTGCTCTCCTTCGTCCGGGCCGAGCGGGCCGGCATGGACGCCATCGAACTCGACCTCCACCTCAGCAAGGACGGCGCGCTCGTCGTCATGCACGACGCCGACGTCGACCGGACCACGGACGGCACCGGACCGATCGCCGGCAAGACGCTCGCGGAGCTGAAGGAGCTCGACGCGGGCGCCGGGGAGCGGATCCCGGTCTTCGAGGAGGTCCTGGCGGCGGTCCGGGCCCCGCTCCAGGCCGAGATCAAGGACGTCGCGGCGGCCCGGGCGCTGGCCGAGGTGATCGACGGGCGCGGGCTGACCGGGCGGGTGGAGGTGCTGTCCTTCCACGACGAGGCCCTCGCGGAGATCCGCGGCCTGGTCCCCGGGGTACGCACCGCGCTGGTCGCCGACCGGGAACAGGACGAGGTGACGGAGCGCGCGCTCGCGGTCGGCGCGGCGGCGCTCGTCCTCAACATCCGGCACGTCACCCTGCACACCGTCGACAAGGCGCACCGGGCGGGGCTCCGGGTGATCGGCTGGGTGGTGAACAGCCAGGACGATCTGCGGCTCGCCCGGGCCCTGGGCCTCGACGGCGCCACCACCGACCGCCCGGAGATCCGCAGCACGGGCCGCTTCACGGCCTGAGCGCGGCCGCCGGGCCGTGACGCTGGGCCGGGGCGCCGGGGCGCGGCTCAGCCGAGAGGCTTCACCAGGAGCTCGAACTCCAGGTCGTCGCGCTGCGGCACGCCGAAGCGCTCGTCGCCGTACGGGAAGGGGGTCATCCGGCCCGTACGGCGGTAGCCGCGCCGCTCGTACCAGGCGATCAGCTCCTCGCGCACCGAGATCACCGTCATGTGCATCTCGCGCACGTCCCACAGCTCGCGCACCCGGCGCTCGGCCTCGGTGATGATCTGCCGGCCGAGACCGGCACCCTGGAGCTCGGGGCTGACCGCGAACATGCCGAAGTAGGCGGCCTCGCCGCGGTGTTCCAGCTGGCAGCAGGCGACGATCACGCCGTCCCGTTCCACCACCATCAGCCGGCTGCCGGCCGTGGTGATGACCGCCGCGACACCCTCGGCGTCCGTGCGCTGCCCCTGCAGGATGTCCGCCTCGGTGGTCCAGCCGGCCCGGCTGGAGTCGCCCCGGTAGGCCGACTCGACGAGCGGGACGAGGGCTGGCACGTCGTCCAGGACGGCGTCGCGGTAGGTCACGGGGGCGGCGGTCAGCCGGGGCGCGGCGGTGTCCATGGTGTGCGGGTCTCCCCTCGGGCGCGGACGATCGACGGACGCGATCGCTCCCGAGCCTAGGCCATTGGCTTGTGGATCTCGGCCGGTCCGCGACGCCTGGCGCGCGCCCCCGCACTCCCCCTCGTACACCCGTGCGCGCCCGTACGCCCGCGTGACCGTGCGGACCGGCGGGCATGCACGGAGCGTCGGGACCGCGAGGAGGGGGGTGTGCGGCGTGCACGGACCGGCGTTGTCCGGGTGGCTGCTCGTGGCGCTGTGCGCGGCCAGCGGGGCGTACTGCCTGCTGCGGATGCGGGCGGGCGGGGCGGCTGAGCGGGGTGCGGCCGGGAGCGAGGCCGTGATGGGCTTCGGCATGGCCGCGATGGCCCTGCCGGCCGCGGTGCTCACCCCGCCGGAGTGGAGCTGGGTGCTGTACGCGGGGGTGTTCGGCCTCGCCGCGCTGCACGGGCTCGTCGCGGCGGTGCGCCACGGCGGGCACCATCTGCACCATCTGGTGGGCTCGCTCGCGATGGTCTACATGGCGCTCGCGATGGCCGCGGCCCCCGTCGGGGCGGGCGGGCACGCGGGGCACGGCGCGGCGGCCGGCGCGACCGGCGGCATACCCGTGCTCACGGGGGTGCTGCTCGCCTATTACGGGGTGTACGTGCTGCGTTCGGGCGCCCGGCTGGTGCCGGCGGCCGCCGCCACGGGGGCGGTGCGCATGCGGACCGGCATCGCGGGCACCGCCGCCGGGGAACTGACGCTGGTGTGCCGGTTGTCGATGGGGCTCGCGATGCTGGCGATGCTGCTCGCGCTCTGACCTCGGGGGGCGAATCAAACCGTGGCGTGCGTCACTTGCTGCGCGAGGCCATACCCCGGCCTGGTACCGCACTCATAGGCTGACGTCATGTTGGTCTCCCTCGCGCTGCTCGTGCTCGGCGTCCTGACCGCCGTCGTCGCCCCGCGACTTCTCGCGCGGGCCGACTGGGTGGAACGGGAACCCGTGGTGGCGCTGTGGGTGTGGCAGTGCGTGGTGGCCGGCGTGCTGCTGAGCTTCGCGCTGTCCATGACGTTCAGCGCGTCGGCGGCCTGGCAGGAGGTGCGCGGCCAGGTCTTCGCGCCCGCGCCGCGTGCCGTCATCGAGGCGTACGAGCTGGGGACGGACGGCCCGTGGTCGGCGGCGCTCGCCGTGGTCCTCGCGGCCGGCGGGCTGTGGACCGGGGCGATGCTGGGCCGCGAGATCGGCCGGGCGCGGGCCCGCCGCAGGCAGCGCCGTGCCGAACTGCTCGTCCGGGCGCCGCTGTTGCCCGGCGAGGAGCCCTCGGGCGGCGCCCGGCTCGTGGTCCTGGAGGGCGAGCGGTCGGACGCCTGGTGGCTGCCCGGCGGGACGCCGCGGCTGGTCATCACCACGGCCGCGCTGCGCCGGCTCAAGGGCCGGCAGCTGGACGCGGTGCTCGCGCACGAGCAGGGACACGCCCGGGCGCGGCACGACTGGCTGCTGCACTGCGCGGCGGCGCTCGCGGACGGTTTCCCGGGCGTGCCGGTCTTCGCGGCCTTCCGCGGCGAGATGCACCGTCTGGTGGAGCTGGCGGCCGACGATGTCGCCTCGCGCCGTTTCGGGCGGCTCACGGTGGCCCTGGCCCTGGTGGAACTCAACGAGGACCGCGGCGTGTTCGGCCCCGGCACAGCGCCGGACGCCGGGCTTCCGGAGCGGGTGAACCGGCTGCTCAGCGCCACTCCGCGGCTGACCGCGGGCCGCCGGCTGCGGCTCACGGCCGCGGCGTCGCTCGTCCCGGTGGTCCCAGTGCTGGTGGCCTTCGTGCCGGCGCTGCGCGCCCTCGGCTGACCGCTGTCCACAGTCCCCTGTCCCCGGTCCGCGACCGACCGCCGTGTACGACGCGGCCGACCCCGCGCGCACGCCGCCGGCCCGCCGTCGGGCAGGATGCGGGCCATGCGCATCTCCGCCGTCGTGTCCGGCGCCCTGGGCGTGCTGCTCCTCGTCCTCGTGACGGTGGGGTGGTCCCCGTTGCTCTCCTTCGACCGGGAGGTGTCCGACGCCCTGCACCGCCACGCGGCGGCCCATCCCGGCTTCACCCAGGTCAACCGGATCCTGACGGACTGGGTCTGGGACCCGTGGACGATGCGCGCGCTGACCCTGCTGGCGGTGGTCTGGCTGCTGCGCCGGGGCGAGCGGCTGCTCGCGCTGTGGATCACCGGCGCCACCCTGCTCGCCTGGCTGCTCCAGCAGGGCCTGAAGACGGCGGTGGGGCGGGGGCGCCCGCAGTGGCCGGATCCCGTCGACTCGGCGCCGTACGCGGCGTTCCCCTCCGGCCACGCCATGACGGCGGCGGTCGCCTGCGGGCTGCTGCTCTGGGTGCTGGCGCTGCGCTGGAAGGAGGGGTGGCGGGGCTGGGGCACGCTCGCCGGGGCGGCGGTGGTGTCCGTGCTCGGCGTGGGCTGGACCCGGGTCTATCTGGGCGTCCACTGGACCTCGGACGTCCTGGCCGGCTGGCTGTTCGGCTGGTGCTGCGCGGCCGTGACGATCATCACGTACCGCCTGGTGGCGGCGGATGGACCGCCGGCCGCGGAGCCGGGTGCCGGGAGCAGAATGGAAGGCACACGATGAAGCCGCCTGTCCTGGACGATCCCCCGCGTCGCCCAGAACAGACGGCAGGTCCCGCCGCCGGCCACGAGGGCGCGACGACAGGACGCGCTGAGTATATTGGCTCGGAGCCAGTCAACGCAGGAGTCCAGCATGTCCCCGCGTAGCGCATCGGTCAATGAAGAGCTTCGGCGGCGCTCCCGTGACCGGATCCTTGCGGCCACCGTGGACCTCGTCTCGGAGCGCGGTTACGAGGCGACGACCCTCGGGGACATCGCCGAGCGGGCCGGATCGGCCCGTGGCCTGGTCTCGTACTACTTCCCGGGCAAGCGCCAGCTGCTGCAGTCCGCCGTGCACCGGCTGATGCACCGGACCCTGGAGGCGGCCCTGGAGCGCGAGCCGCGCCCGGAGGACGGCCGGGAGCGGCTCGCCCGGGCGATCGACGCGATCCTGGGGCTCGCCGAGGAGCGGCCGGTGCTCATGCGGACGCACATGGCGGGGATCCTGCAGGCGGAGGGTTTCGTGCGCTGTCCGGAGCAGCAGCGGCTCGCGACGCTGCTGCGGGACACCGTCGAGCGGTACGGCTCCGAGGACGTGGAGACCGACTACCCGCTGCTGCGGGCGCTGCTCATGGGCGCGGTGTTCGCGCTGCTGCTGCCGGGGGCGCCGATGCCGGCGGCCCGGCTGCGCGCGGAGCTGTTCCAGCGGTACGGCCTGGACTGGGAGCTCGGCGTGCCGCCGGGCGGGGGTCCGCCCGGCGGCACGCGTGCGATCGGTCCGTTGCCGGCGAGGGTCGGACGTCAGTCCTCGAAGTCCTCGAAGTAGTCCGGCTGGGTCTGGACGTTGAGTTCGTCCATCCGGATCCGCTGCGCCTTGTCGGTGCGCTTGTCGCTGAGCTTCAGCACGTCGAAGCCCTTGACCAGGTCGTTCGAGTAGATGAAGCCGTTGTAGTAGTAGGCGGACCAGGAACCGCCGCCGACCAGGGTGGTGTCGGAGATCGGGCCGCGCTCGAAGTACGCGATCTCCTTCGGCCGGCGGGAGTCGGTGAAGTCCCAGACGGAGATGCCGCCCTGGTACCAGGCCTGGACCATGATGTCCTTGCCCCTGACCGGGATCAGCGAGCCGTTGTGGGCGACACAGTTCTCGGTGTCGGCCTGGTGGCGCGGGATCTTGAAGTAGCTGCGGAAGACCAGCTTGCGCTTGTCGCCCTTGCTGACGATGTCGTAGATGCCGTCCGCGCCGCGGTTCGGGCCGACGGCCGCGTTGCAGGTGGCCGCGCCGCCGCCGCCGAGCTCGTCGGTGAAGACGACCTTGTCGGCCTTCTGGTTGAAGGTCGCGGAGTGCCAGAACGCGAAGTTGACGTTGTCCTGGACCCGGTCGATCACCCGGGGCTGCTCGGGGTTCTTGATGTCGAACAGGATGCCGTCGCCCATGCAGGCGCCGGCGGCCAGGTCCTTGCCGGGGAGCACGGTGATGTCGTGGCAGCCGGTGGTCTTGGAGACGCCCGGGTTGGTGGGCGCGCCGGGGTTGCCGCCGCCGTCGGGGCCCTCGCCGGGGAACAGCACGGGGAAGCCGACGACCTTGGCCTGCTCGGGAGCGTTGCGCGGGACCTTGATCACGGAGATGCCGTCGTGCGGGGGCTGGCAGTCCGGGAACGCGGCGTTGGGCGAGTAGGAGGAGACGTAGATGTACACGTTCCCGCGGTCGGGCACCAGGGTGTGGGTGTGCGAGCCGCAGGAGGTCTCGACGGCGGCGACGTACTTCGGGTTGGCGATGTCGCTGATGTCGAAGATCTTCATGCCCTCCCAGGATTCCTTCACCGAGGCGGGCTGCGACGTGCTGGCGCAGGAGTTGTCGCTTCGGGAGGAGTCAGTGGAGAGGAAGAGCAGGTTGCCGGAGACCGACACGTCGTTCTGTGATCCGGGGCAGAGCACCTGGGTGACGGTCTTCGGGGCCTTCGGGTTGCTGATGTCGAAGATCCGGAAGCCGTCGTAGTTCCCGGCGAAGGCGTACTTGCCTTGGAACGCCAGGTCCGAGTTGGTGCCCTTGAGGGCGTCCTTGGGGATGTTGACGAGATGTTCGATGTTGGCGCTGTGGACGATCTCGTCCACGCCGGGTATCTCACCGTTGGCGATGGCGGCACGGGCGTCGGCCGCCTGCTCCGCGGTGACGTCGTTCCGCACGGGCGCGTCGCCCGGGTCGGGTGTGGCGGCCGCGGGTCCTGCGGCGAGCAGTCCGATCAGCAGCCCCGCCACGGCGGTCGCCGCGCCCAGGCCTCTGATCCGTGCACGCGGGGTACTCGTGGTACGCACGAAGTCACTCCGTCCTCTCTGGATCTCGT from Streptomyces fradiae includes:
- a CDS encoding TlpA family protein disulfide reductase; this translates as MTEVPGEALGVAELGAELGEKATLVQFSTAFCQPCRATRRTLAEVAAMVEGVGHVEIDAEERLDLVRALGIVRTPTVLVLDRDGRIVRRATGQPRKADVIAALGRAV
- a CDS encoding lysophospholipid acyltransferase family protein, which translates into the protein MAELVYRPVIGVAKTMFKALDLKIDTQGSQHIPRQGGAVLVSNHISYLDFIFTGLAALPQKRLVRFMAKESVFRHKVSGPLMRSMKHIPVDRSQGEHAYQHALSALRSGELVGVFPEATISQSFTLKSFKSGAARLAQEAGVPLIPMALWGTQRVWTKGRPRNFKRSHIPITIRVGEPVEAPADQYAGAITRRLRERVQELLEAAQRAYPVRPKDAGDTWWVPAHLGGTAPTPEELKAAERREQQ
- a CDS encoding B3/4 domain-containing protein; translation: MTLTLTVSDEVRTLVPGFTHLAVEAHGLVNGPSDATSSALLDDAARRLAARLDGRTPDQDPHVAAWRAAYTAFGAKPSRTRNSAEALAKRALADGGLPRINRLVDAYNAISVAHLIPVGGEDLNRIQGGMRLIRATGEEEFVTVSGGEQTVEHPETGEVVWCDEAGVTCRRWNWRQGPRTRIDDDTTDALFLLESLAPMTVDELRAAGDELAELLVKVSPGARITVRDPE
- a CDS encoding transglutaminase family protein, translated to MELIQQNPDISAYLAADEAVDHAHPLVRETADRLWVERPDAYSYAEAAYEFIRDTIPHSADSGDPRVPWRASEVLATRNGICVSKSHALAALLRARGVPTAFCYQRLTEDGVDPMVHGLVAVLLPGRSRWSRLDPRGNKPGVDARFSLDEERLAWPVRAEFSEVDYPVLYAGPHPVVLDALQAAADRPHLWTIFPTALPTPNGGS
- a CDS encoding low specificity L-threonine aldolase — its product is MTAASRTDARRHHDPSVRGFASDNYAGVHPEVLAAIALANGGHQVAYGEDQYTDHLQRIMHSHFGPTAEAFPVFNGTGANVTALQALTDRWGAVICAESAHINVDEGGAPERMGGLKLLTVPTPDGKLTPELIDRQAWGWEDEHRAMPQVVSITQNTELGTVYTVEEIRAIVEHAHAKGMKVHLDGARIANAAASLNVPMRAFTNAVGVDVLSYGGTKNGMMFGEAVVVLNPDAVSHMKHLRKLSMQLASKMRFVSVQLEALLAKDLWLRNASHANAMAQRLAAGVRGVDGVEILYPVQANAVFARLPHEVSRRLQERFRFYFWDEAAGDVRWMCSFDTTEDDVDAFLQALKEEMSR
- a CDS encoding SDR family oxidoreductase; this encodes MNANGNGGPLDGAVIAVAGAAGPAGRATLLRLAEAGATVVASDADPARLAEAVDAARYAHGGATVTGDTVDLLDLEATREWAAKTEKEFGRVDGLVHLVGGWRGAPSFAETDLKDWDFLEKLLIRTVQHTSLAFHDGLLRSGGRGRYALISQVGAHKPQANNAAYNAGKAAAEAWTLAMADSFRKLGGDEGPQAAAAILVIKALVHDAMRAERPNAKFAGFTDVKELADAVAGLWDRPAQEVNGQRLWLTPKP
- a CDS encoding DUF6421 family protein; translated protein: MTEILVQDVTGEGIAADTVVVDHPAWTELKNAVEELRPWQSADGSIDFAAEGAPARALAEQTVERMVAAVEQLSPLLPHDAAYHRALVADLRKWAAAGFEVPDFLDALLAFHPAADRRDGLQHLVVFPMYTQNGNPDRNFEAVVLRMVWPEWLSELEAARFDNPGYIGITFEDFTAGYDTNSAVLFPETVAVREVPERFTWGGIFCDREAARFRKVTEAAVDTLGLELPEDIAAMLGDQKRCEQAFALWDLVHDRAHSRGDLPFDPFMIKQRQPFWMYGLEELRCDLTAFKASVQLEAEGNEHGRDVQYAVLFDRMFRFPLTGDRTRNYDGLGGQLLFAYLHKHDVVRWTDNTLTIDWQRAPEVTNQLCGEIETLYRDGIDRPKLVHWFKAYELVSTYLAPHPGSKWAKGPDALDVSLPPRKLVDDVLPDEFPLSMFFEALSKKMKGVIADTKGITAADMPERAAA
- a CDS encoding glycerophosphodiester phosphodiesterase, yielding MSFLTIGHRGVMGVAPENTLLSFVRAERAGMDAIELDLHLSKDGALVVMHDADVDRTTDGTGPIAGKTLAELKELDAGAGERIPVFEEVLAAVRAPLQAEIKDVAAARALAEVIDGRGLTGRVEVLSFHDEALAEIRGLVPGVRTALVADREQDEVTERALAVGAAALVLNIRHVTLHTVDKAHRAGLRVIGWVVNSQDDLRLARALGLDGATTDRPEIRSTGRFTA
- a CDS encoding GNAT family N-acetyltransferase; its protein translation is MDTAAPRLTAAPVTYRDAVLDDVPALVPLVESAYRGDSSRAGWTTEADILQGQRTDAEGVAAVITTAGSRLMVVERDGVIVACCQLEHRGEAAYFGMFAVSPELQGAGLGRQIITEAERRVRELWDVREMHMTVISVREELIAWYERRGYRRTGRMTPFPYGDERFGVPQRDDLEFELLVKPLG
- a CDS encoding DUF5134 domain-containing protein, yielding MHGPALSGWLLVALCAASGAYCLLRMRAGGAAERGAAGSEAVMGFGMAAMALPAAVLTPPEWSWVLYAGVFGLAALHGLVAAVRHGGHHLHHLVGSLAMVYMALAMAAAPVGAGGHAGHGAAAGATGGIPVLTGVLLAYYGVYVLRSGARLVPAAAATGAVRMRTGIAGTAAGELTLVCRLSMGLAMLAMLLAL
- a CDS encoding M56 family metallopeptidase translates to MLVSLALLVLGVLTAVVAPRLLARADWVEREPVVALWVWQCVVAGVLLSFALSMTFSASAAWQEVRGQVFAPAPRAVIEAYELGTDGPWSAALAVVLAAGGLWTGAMLGREIGRARARRRQRRAELLVRAPLLPGEEPSGGARLVVLEGERSDAWWLPGGTPRLVITTAALRRLKGRQLDAVLAHEQGHARARHDWLLHCAAALADGFPGVPVFAAFRGEMHRLVELAADDVASRRFGRLTVALALVELNEDRGVFGPGTAPDAGLPERVNRLLSATPRLTAGRRLRLTAAASLVPVVPVLVAFVPALRALG